In Hahella sp. HNIBRBA332, the genomic window AAACATCACCGTCCTGCGCCCCTGCAATATCGTCGGCCCTGACGTCAGAAATACCATGTCTCTGCTGCTTTCAAGCAAATATTGTCCTGTGCTGGCGGGATTCTCCCCGATGATGCAGTTCATCCATATTGAAGACATGGCGGACGCGATTGTCGCCGTCATCAACAGCCGCGATCATCGAGGCATCTATAATGTGGCGACGGAAGACTGGGTCGCCTATCAAGAGGCGCTGGACCGCTGCGATTGCGTAAAAATCCCAATCTGGTCCATTCCGCCTATTGCGCCAAGACTGATAAGCAATATGCTGCAACTTAAGTCGTTCCCGTCCTATTTGCTGAACTATTTCAAATATCCAGTGATCATCGACGGCCAACTATTCAGGTCGACTTTCGGGTTCACCCCTAAATATTCACTGGATGAAATTTTCAGTTATTACCGTAACTTAAAGGGGTAACGCTGAGAACCTTCGGTAGACCCATACTTGCCCTGTGCGGCTTCTTCACGTATGTACTAGACTTTTTATTTAAGGCGAACGCACACGCGGAGAAGTCGACATGGGGCACTTCGATCTGATGGACTACGCACTGAAGCGATATTACAACCCAGGCGCAGTCATGACAGAAGAGGAAGCGAGCAGGCATCCGAGCCTGCGCCGAACGACAGGGTTGTATAAGTGGAAGAAGAAAATAGTGCGGAATGTCTGGTTAATATCCGGGCTGTTTATGTTGGCTAACCCATCCCTGCCGGTTATTGTCGCCACAGCGATATTTACAGCCTTCATTTCCTTCAGCATACTTGACGAATCCATCTAATCTGACTTTGACATCTTTGACGGGCCTAGTATTGCAGTATGGTTATTAATTTCGGAGCCATCAGTCACGCAACTGGCGCCCTGGTTTACTTTCTTATTACGCTTCTGCTCGCAAGGGGTTATATGCGCCGCCTTGTGGACAGAGCGTTGTTGACCGCTTGCCTGGTCACTTCTATCTGGCTGGGAGCGCTTGCCGCGCAGCAGGCTATCGGGGCCCCCTCTTTCGTCACCCGTTACAGCCTGGAAGTCGTTCGCAACGCAGCCTGGATTGGCGTGCTTTTCATCATACTGGGCATTAATCTCAGCCCCAGGAAGAGCAATACGCCAACCCAGTACTGGCTTGGAATGTCTATCATCGGCGTATTGGCGATCATGCTGGTGGCGGGCTTCACCCGCAGCTTTACCGACGAACCGCTGATTTCGGGCCAATGGCTGCTGCTAGGTCAAATCAGCGTCTCCCTGGCGGGGCTGGTCATGCTGGAACAGGTATGGCGCAACGCCACTGGCTATAAGCGCTCAAATATCCGCTACCTCTGCCTGGGCATTGGCGCTTTTTATATTTACGACTTCTTTTTGTATTCTGACGCACTGCTGTTCAATAAGATCTCCGCCCCGTTCTGGGATGCCCGAGGCGCTGTAAACACTATCTGCGCACCGCTGGTTGCGCTCACCATGGTCAACACGCGCAAGCAACCCATTGACGTACAGATATCCAGACAGTTCGTCTTCCATACCAGCGCTCTCGTGTTCGCAGGTCTGTATCTCCTCATCATGTCCGCCGGCGGCTACTACATCAATACCGCGGGCGGTTCCTGGTCCGAAGCGCTGCTGATTATTTTCTTCTTCTCTTCCACCATCATTCTGGTGCTGCTGGGCAGCTCCGCCTGGTTGCGCGCCCGATTGATGGTCTTCATCAGCCAGCACTTCTTTAACTACAAATATGACTACCGGGAAGAGTGGCTGAGCATCACCCGCTTACTCACCGCGCTAGATTCCGATGAAGCGCTGGAAAAAAGAATTATCCGGGTCATGTCCAACCTGGTCGAAAGCCATGCTGGCGCCTTATGGCTGAGAGATGAGGACAACAGCTTCTCGGCGAAAGCCTTCTGGAATATGGGTGAAATCAAGTTCGACAAAATCGACGTTAGCTCCGAACTGATAGAGTTTTTGAGTCAGGGCGACTGGGTCGTTAATTTGAAGGAGTACCAGATCGACCCTACCCGCTATCACCTCATGGAAATACCTGACTGTATTTGGAACACCAAAAAGCCCTGGCTTATCGTTCCGTTGTTCGTTCGAGAAAGTCTGTTTGGTTTCGTCTTAATCGCAGAGCCCATCGCCAAAATAGAGCTCAACTGGGAAAACTACGATCTGTTGAAGATCGTCGCCCGTCAGGCTGGCGGCTATCTGGCGCTGCTGCAGACTCAGGACAGGCTTTCTGAGTCGAAGCAGTTTGAAGCGGTAAATAGAACTTCCGCCTTCATGGTGCACGATTTAAAAACGATCATCGCCCAGCTATCGTTACTGGTTAACAATGCAGAGAAACATAAAACCAACCCAGTCTTCATTGACGATATGATACGCACCACCGAACATGCCTTGAAAAAAATGAACCATCTGCTGGTGCAAATCAGGAACCCCGTCACCAAAGACGAAATTACCCAGTTTGATCTGGTCGGCCTGATCAAGGAAGTCATCGCCAACGAGTCCAAACGTGAGCCCCACCCATCCTTCAGCGGTGAAAGTTCAGCAATTTCCATCACCGCTGACCGCGATAAACTGAAGAGCGTATTTGTGCACCTAATCCAAAACGCACAGGACGCTACGGACAAAACGGGCGAAGTCAGCATTTCCGTAAAACGTAGCGCCGGCTGGGTCGTCGTGTTTGTACAAGATACCGGCTGCGGCATGACGGATGAATTTATCAAAGGCCAGTTGTTCAAACCCTTCGAAAGCACCAAAGGGTTAACAGGTATGGGTATCGGCGTATACCAAAGCAGAGAATATATACGCAAACTCGGAGGGTCGGTCGATGTGACTAGTCAAGTTGGCGTAGGGACCTGTTTTACGATCAAAATTCCCATTGTTGGCGCAGCCGTTCCTACCCCTGGATTCAGCAATACGAAGGCGGTTAACCAGTAAAGACAAGCAAAGTAGTAAAATATCCTGACAGGCCATTCTTCCTCTGTTGTCTTTGGGGATTTCCCTGTTAACATGTACCGCCAAAAACTACATACCTCCGTTCATGGATATTTAAGGTTCGATCAGTCTGTGAAGAAAAAACTACTCATTGTTGAAGACGACCCGGGTCTTCAAAGCCAGATGCGTTGGTGTTTTGAGGACACAGAAGTCTTCGTCGCCGACGACCGTGAATCAGCCCTGTCGCATCTTCGACGCGTCGAACCGCAGGTCGTTACTCTTGACCTGGGTTTACCTCCCGATCCTGGCGGAGCCAGTGAAGGTTTTGCGTTGCTTCAGGAAATTCTTACGCTTGCGCCGATGACCAAAATCATAGTCGTGACCG contains:
- the prsK gene encoding XrtA/PEP-CTERM system histidine kinase PrsK, whose amino-acid sequence is MVINFGAISHATGALVYFLITLLLARGYMRRLVDRALLTACLVTSIWLGALAAQQAIGAPSFVTRYSLEVVRNAAWIGVLFIILGINLSPRKSNTPTQYWLGMSIIGVLAIMLVAGFTRSFTDEPLISGQWLLLGQISVSLAGLVMLEQVWRNATGYKRSNIRYLCLGIGAFYIYDFFLYSDALLFNKISAPFWDARGAVNTICAPLVALTMVNTRKQPIDVQISRQFVFHTSALVFAGLYLLIMSAGGYYINTAGGSWSEALLIIFFFSSTIILVLLGSSAWLRARLMVFISQHFFNYKYDYREEWLSITRLLTALDSDEALEKRIIRVMSNLVESHAGALWLRDEDNSFSAKAFWNMGEIKFDKIDVSSELIEFLSQGDWVVNLKEYQIDPTRYHLMEIPDCIWNTKKPWLIVPLFVRESLFGFVLIAEPIAKIELNWENYDLLKIVARQAGGYLALLQTQDRLSESKQFEAVNRTSAFMVHDLKTIIAQLSLLVNNAEKHKTNPVFIDDMIRTTEHALKKMNHLLVQIRNPVTKDEITQFDLVGLIKEVIANESKREPHPSFSGESSAISITADRDKLKSVFVHLIQNAQDATDKTGEVSISVKRSAGWVVVFVQDTGCGMTDEFIKGQLFKPFESTKGLTGMGIGVYQSREYIRKLGGSVDVTSQVGVGTCFTIKIPIVGAAVPTPGFSNTKAVNQ